One region of Vescimonas fastidiosa genomic DNA includes:
- a CDS encoding GreA/GreB family elongation factor: MYDELTRSDLQKMQEEIDYRTRQLRPKLIEDVQTARAFGDLSENFEYKCAKQEKNRNDSRIRYLQRMIKTAKVIEDKSDESTAGLYDTVEILMESTGKTRRITLVTTLRQDALKGLISKESPVGRAVLGRKAGDRVQVQMENGSTYWLQIQSVEKGTDDGSIPIGSF; the protein is encoded by the coding sequence GTGTACGACGAATTAACAAGGAGCGACCTGCAAAAAATGCAGGAGGAGATTGACTACCGCACCCGCCAGCTGCGGCCTAAGCTCATTGAGGATGTGCAGACCGCCCGGGCCTTCGGGGATCTCAGTGAAAACTTTGAATATAAGTGCGCCAAGCAGGAGAAAAACCGCAACGACAGCCGCATCCGCTATCTGCAGCGCATGATCAAGACCGCCAAGGTCATTGAGGATAAGTCCGACGAGTCCACCGCAGGGCTCTACGACACGGTGGAAATTCTTATGGAGAGCACCGGCAAGACCCGCCGCATCACCCTGGTCACCACGCTGCGCCAGGACGCGCTCAAGGGCCTTATCAGTAAGGAGTCTCCGGTGGGCCGGGCGGTCCTGGGCCGCAAGGCCGGGGACCGGGTGCAGGTGCAGATGGAAAACGGCAGCACCTACTGGCTGCAAATTCAGAGCGTAGAAAAGGGGACGGACGACGGTTCTATCCCCATCGGCAGTTTTTAA
- a CDS encoding thiamine diphosphokinase — MEKPWAIVSGGRFSPLTDLEKCGYIIACDKGYVYLAERGLRPDLLVGDFDSYTGPLPQEVPRLDLPVEKDDTDTMAAIRHAVTQGCKEIWLYCALGGRLDHLLGNLQAAAFAVAHGARVRILDRENEITVFTADTITVPPRAGWSLSVLALTDQCTGVSIHGTKYELDQVTVTNTFPIGISNQWHGEARISVETGILAILESRM, encoded by the coding sequence ATGGAAAAACCTTGGGCCATCGTCTCCGGTGGCAGATTTTCGCCCCTGACGGATTTAGAAAAGTGCGGCTATATCATCGCCTGCGATAAGGGCTATGTATATTTGGCGGAGCGCGGCCTGCGCCCGGACCTGCTGGTGGGGGATTTCGACTCCTACACTGGACCCTTGCCGCAGGAGGTGCCCCGGCTGGATCTGCCTGTGGAGAAGGATGATACCGACACCATGGCCGCCATTCGCCATGCTGTGACCCAGGGCTGCAAAGAAATCTGGCTGTACTGCGCCTTGGGCGGCCGGCTGGACCACCTGCTGGGAAATCTGCAGGCGGCGGCCTTTGCCGTGGCCCACGGCGCCCGGGTGCGCATTTTGGATAGGGAAAACGAGATCACGGTCTTTACCGCCGATACCATCACCGTCCCTCCCCGGGCGGGCTGGTCCCTCTCCGTGCTGGCTCTCACCGACCAATGCACCGGTGTCAGCATCCACGGCACCAAATATGAGCTGGACCAGGTCACCGTGACCAATACCTTCCCCATCGGCATCAGCAACCAGTGGCATGGGGAGGCCAGGATCAGCGTGGAAACGGGGATCCTGGCGATTTTGGAGTCGAGAATGTAA
- the spoVAD gene encoding stage V sporulation protein AD, whose protein sequence is MTAKRLGRQTVALSDPVSVLSFANIGGKQEARGPLAGYFDELNSDAYFGQKSWEKGESAMQQFALSRAMEKGGITAEEVDCVLAGDLLNQCIGTSFGLRDFKIPFYGLYGACSTMGESLSLAALLIDGGFASIVAAMTSSHFCTAERQYRMPVLYGNQRTPTAQWTATASGCCILSRRGDGPYITHVTCGRIVDLGIKDANNMGAAMAPAAYDTLSAVLRETHTTPEDYDLILTGDLGELGRDIVADFFREDGIDLGRRYTDCGLLLYDREEQDMHAGASGCGCSAAVLSGYVLGGMRAGRWEKVLFAPTGALLSPTSSFQGESIPGICHAVVISSKKEN, encoded by the coding sequence ATGACCGCAAAACGCTTAGGCCGCCAGACGGTGGCGCTTTCCGACCCGGTCAGCGTCCTGTCCTTCGCCAATATCGGCGGCAAGCAGGAGGCCCGAGGCCCCCTGGCCGGATATTTCGACGAGCTGAATTCCGACGCTTACTTCGGCCAAAAAAGCTGGGAAAAGGGCGAATCCGCCATGCAGCAGTTCGCCCTGAGCCGGGCAATGGAAAAGGGAGGCATTACCGCCGAGGAGGTGGACTGCGTCCTGGCCGGAGACCTGCTGAACCAGTGCATCGGCACCTCCTTTGGCCTTCGGGACTTCAAAATCCCCTTCTACGGACTCTACGGCGCCTGCTCCACCATGGGCGAGAGCCTGTCCCTGGCGGCGTTGCTCATCGACGGCGGCTTTGCCTCCATCGTGGCCGCCATGACCAGCTCCCATTTCTGTACCGCCGAGCGTCAGTACCGTATGCCCGTGCTCTACGGCAACCAGCGTACCCCCACTGCCCAGTGGACGGCCACCGCCTCCGGATGCTGCATCCTCTCCCGTCGGGGAGACGGCCCCTATATCACCCATGTCACCTGCGGACGCATTGTGGACCTGGGCATCAAGGACGCCAACAACATGGGGGCGGCTATGGCTCCGGCGGCCTATGACACCCTCTCGGCGGTGCTTCGGGAGACCCACACCACCCCCGAGGACTATGACCTAATCCTCACCGGGGATCTGGGGGAACTGGGCCGGGACATCGTTGCCGATTTTTTCCGGGAGGACGGAATCGACCTGGGCCGGCGCTACACCGACTGCGGGCTGCTGCTCTATGACCGGGAGGAGCAGGATATGCACGCCGGGGCCTCCGGCTGCGGCTGCTCGGCGGCGGTGCTCAGCGGCTATGTCCTGGGCGGAATGCGGGCCGGCCGCTGGGAAAAGGTCCTCTTTGCCCCTACCGGGGCGCTGCTCTCGCCCACCTCGTCCTTTCAGGGAGAGAGCATTCCCGGCATCTGCCACGCGGTGGTGATTTCATCGAAAAAGGAGAATTGA
- the spoVAE gene encoding stage V sporulation protein AE, with the protein MQYLQAFLCGGVLCAVGQLLIDKTQLTPARILTGYVVAGVLLQAVGVYQAVADWGGAGATVPLTGFGYALAKGVEKAVAQQGLLGALTGGLTAASGGVAAAVVFGVVMAVLCKPRNKR; encoded by the coding sequence ATGCAATATCTTCAGGCGTTCCTCTGCGGCGGCGTTCTCTGCGCCGTCGGACAGCTTCTCATCGACAAGACCCAGCTTACCCCCGCCCGCATCCTCACCGGCTATGTGGTGGCCGGGGTGCTGCTTCAGGCTGTGGGTGTTTACCAGGCGGTGGCGGACTGGGGTGGGGCCGGAGCCACGGTCCCCCTGACGGGCTTCGGCTACGCCCTGGCCAAGGGTGTGGAGAAGGCCGTAGCCCAGCAGGGCCTTTTGGGCGCCCTCACCGGAGGCCTTACCGCCGCCTCCGGAGGCGTTGCGGCGGCGGTGGTGTTCGGCGTGGTCATGGCCGTCCTGTGTAAGCCCCGAAATAAGCGTTGA
- a CDS encoding metal-sensing transcriptional repressor, whose product MKMDCCCCHQKTKHRSPEEQKSLVNRLSRIEGQVRGLRDMLQKDAYCTDILIQVSAVNAALNSFSKELLATHIRTCVADGIRRGEDEVIDELVTTLQKLMK is encoded by the coding sequence ATGAAGATGGATTGTTGCTGCTGCCATCAGAAAACCAAGCACCGCTCGCCGGAGGAGCAGAAGAGCCTTGTGAACCGTCTCAGCCGTATCGAGGGCCAGGTGCGGGGCCTGCGGGATATGCTGCAAAAGGACGCCTACTGCACGGATATTCTCATCCAGGTCTCGGCGGTCAATGCGGCGCTGAACAGCTTCAGCAAGGAGCTGCTGGCCACCCACATCCGTACCTGCGTGGCCGACGGCATCCGCCGGGGGGAGGACGAGGTCATCGATGAGCTGGTGACCACGCTGCAAAAGCTCATGAAGTGA
- a CDS encoding heavy metal translocating P-type ATPase yields MTKQFAVTGMTCAACSAHVERAVSQLPGVQSAAVNLMLGRLNASYDESKVTSDQIIDAVIRAGYGAREADANDLAPDKRQDEVVRRMGRRLLWSAVCLVPLFYISMGHMLGLPVPGLFHENHLAMAIAELVLLLPILLLNRAYFTVGFSRLFQGSPNMDSLVALGAAAGLVYSLIEMGLLVAGHIEGMPDLYFESAGMILTLVTVGKYLEQRSRKKTTGAISALLRLAPDSAVVRRDGRELTVPAEEIVAGDTVIVRQGGKIPVDGVVTAGAATVDESALTGESLPVEKGEGAAVSSATVVLSGYLELEARRVGSDTTLSQIVRLMEEAASSKAPISRLADRISAVFVPVVIGIALVSALLWYFAGGQGIRFCLSIGIAVLVISCPCALGLATPVAIMVGTGKAAQSGILIKSAESLELLGKAQTVVLDKTGTVTEGKPRVTDIVCTGPTETELLRVAASVEKPSEHPLSVAIGQAARERELKLFPVTDFTSVPGGVRATLDGSVVCAGNLDYMTRCGVDTRAVSDMARTLAQQGKTALYFARESRLLGLIAVADVVKPDSAAAIAALRSAGREVVLLTGDNETTARAIARQVGVERVLAQVLPADKADCVAKLQKEGRCTAMVGDGINDAPALARADVGLAIGAGTDIAIESADVVLMRSSLWDIVTATELSRSVIRNIRQNLFWAFIYNAIGIPVAAGILYPALGITLNPMIAAAAMSLSSVCVVTNALRLRLWKGPTCPVTQEKITKENQTMNQEETDMKRILTVEGMMCTHCSGRVESALNALPGVSAHVDLEKKTATVTAAPEVTDAMLRKAVEDAGYKVTKIQ; encoded by the coding sequence ATGACGAAGCAATTTGCCGTCACGGGTATGACCTGCGCCGCCTGCTCGGCCCATGTGGAGCGGGCGGTCTCGCAGCTGCCGGGGGTGCAATCGGCGGCGGTGAACCTGATGCTGGGGCGGCTGAACGCCAGCTACGACGAATCAAAAGTCACCTCCGACCAGATCATCGACGCGGTGATCCGGGCCGGGTATGGTGCCCGGGAGGCCGACGCAAACGACCTGGCCCCGGACAAGCGGCAGGACGAAGTGGTTCGGCGGATGGGGCGGCGGCTTTTGTGGTCCGCCGTGTGCCTGGTGCCGCTATTTTACATCAGCATGGGGCACATGCTGGGCCTGCCGGTGCCCGGGCTTTTCCACGAAAATCACCTGGCTATGGCCATAGCGGAGCTTGTGCTGCTGCTGCCCATCCTCCTATTGAACCGGGCCTACTTCACCGTGGGCTTTTCCCGGCTGTTTCAGGGGAGTCCCAATATGGACTCGCTGGTGGCCCTGGGCGCTGCGGCGGGCCTGGTGTACTCCCTTATTGAGATGGGCCTGCTGGTGGCCGGTCATATAGAGGGGATGCCGGACCTGTATTTTGAGTCCGCGGGCATGATCCTTACCCTGGTCACCGTGGGTAAATATCTGGAGCAGCGTTCCCGGAAAAAGACCACCGGGGCCATTTCCGCCCTGCTGCGTTTGGCACCGGACAGCGCTGTGGTCCGACGGGACGGCCGGGAGCTAACGGTCCCGGCGGAGGAGATCGTAGCCGGGGACACTGTCATCGTCCGCCAGGGAGGAAAGATCCCCGTGGACGGTGTGGTAACCGCCGGTGCCGCCACCGTGGATGAATCCGCCCTCACCGGGGAGAGCCTGCCGGTGGAGAAAGGGGAGGGGGCCGCCGTATCCTCGGCCACGGTGGTGCTGTCGGGCTATTTGGAGCTGGAGGCCCGCCGGGTGGGCAGCGACACCACGCTGTCGCAGATCGTCCGCCTCATGGAGGAGGCCGCCTCCTCCAAGGCACCTATCTCCCGTTTGGCTGACCGCATCAGCGCTGTGTTTGTCCCTGTGGTCATCGGCATCGCGCTGGTCTCGGCGCTGCTGTGGTATTTCGCAGGGGGGCAGGGCATCCGTTTTTGCCTGTCCATCGGCATCGCCGTGCTGGTCATCTCCTGTCCCTGCGCCCTGGGCCTGGCTACCCCTGTGGCCATTATGGTGGGCACGGGCAAGGCCGCTCAGAGCGGCATTCTGATTAAGTCTGCCGAGAGCCTGGAGCTTCTGGGCAAGGCCCAGACCGTGGTTCTGGATAAAACCGGCACCGTTACCGAGGGGAAACCTCGGGTCACGGACATTGTCTGCACGGGTCCCACGGAAACGGAGCTTCTCCGGGTGGCGGCCTCTGTGGAAAAGCCCTCGGAGCATCCGCTGTCCGTAGCCATCGGACAGGCGGCCCGGGAGCGGGAGCTGAAGCTCTTTCCGGTGACGGATTTTACCTCCGTCCCCGGCGGCGTTCGGGCCACCCTGGACGGCTCCGTAGTCTGCGCCGGAAACCTGGACTACATGACCCGCTGCGGCGTAGATACCCGGGCGGTTTCCGATATGGCCCGGACCTTGGCTCAGCAGGGGAAAACAGCCCTGTATTTCGCCCGGGAGTCCCGCCTGCTGGGGCTCATTGCCGTGGCGGATGTGGTGAAGCCTGACAGTGCCGCCGCTATTGCCGCCCTCCGGTCTGCGGGCCGGGAGGTGGTGCTGCTCACCGGAGACAATGAGACCACCGCCCGGGCCATCGCCCGGCAGGTGGGGGTAGAGCGTGTCTTGGCCCAGGTGCTGCCTGCGGACAAGGCCGACTGTGTTGCAAAGCTCCAAAAGGAGGGACGCTGCACCGCCATGGTGGGTGACGGTATCAACGATGCCCCGGCTCTGGCCCGGGCGGATGTGGGTCTGGCCATTGGTGCGGGCACGGACATTGCCATTGAGTCGGCGGATGTGGTACTTATGCGCAGCTCCCTGTGGGACATCGTCACCGCCACGGAGCTGTCCCGGTCCGTTATCCGCAACATCCGGCAGAATCTGTTCTGGGCCTTTATCTATAACGCCATCGGTATCCCCGTGGCCGCAGGGATTCTGTACCCGGCCCTGGGCATTACCCTGAACCCTATGATCGCCGCTGCCGCCATGAGCCTCAGCTCCGTGTGCGTGGTGACCAATGCCCTGCGCTTGCGTCTGTGGAAGGGGCCGACCTGCCCTGTAACGCAGGAGAAAATCACCAAAGAAAATCAAACAATGAATCAGGAGGAAACCGATATGAAGAGAATTTTGACCGTGGAGGGCATGATGTGTACCCACTGTTCCGGCCGGGTGGAGAGCGCCCTGAACGCCCTGCCCGGGGTCAGCGCCCATGTGGATCTGGAGAAAAAGACGGCCACTGTCACCGCCGCCCCGGAGGTTACGGACGCTATGCTCCGTAAGGCCGTAGAGGACGCCGGCTACAAGGTCACGAAAATCCAGTGA
- a CDS encoding metallophosphoesterase: MIFYTADLHFHYKPFLPGRPFASVEEMDEAMIRLWNETVTDKDTVYVVGDVGYNGGYVPGDALGRLQGRKHLIRGNHDTGFENAPKLFDYFETVTDFNEIDDGETHILLCHYPILYRKRGYMIHGHLHQARGPEYDILRQMPRMLNAGVDVNFYRPVTLAQLVENNRAFYSGENDALIPPPPPRRREGEGLLPGKPDFRPLPTRPDSEEN, translated from the coding sequence ATGATTTTTTATACTGCTGACCTTCATTTTCATTATAAACCTTTTCTGCCCGGCCGGCCCTTTGCTTCCGTGGAGGAGATGGATGAGGCTATGATACGACTCTGGAATGAAACCGTCACAGACAAGGACACCGTCTATGTGGTGGGCGATGTGGGCTACAACGGCGGCTATGTGCCCGGGGACGCCCTGGGCCGCCTGCAGGGGCGCAAGCACCTGATCCGGGGCAATCACGACACCGGGTTTGAAAACGCCCCAAAGCTCTTCGATTACTTTGAGACCGTCACCGACTTCAACGAGATCGACGACGGCGAAACCCATATTCTTCTCTGCCACTACCCTATTCTCTACCGCAAACGGGGCTACATGATACACGGCCACCTGCACCAGGCCCGGGGCCCGGAGTACGACATCCTCCGGCAGATGCCCCGAATGCTCAACGCCGGTGTGGATGTGAACTTCTATCGCCCTGTGACCCTGGCGCAGCTGGTGGAGAACAACCGGGCCTTTTACAGCGGTGAAAATGATGCGCTTATCCCGCCCCCTCCTCCGCGTCGGCGTGAAGGAGAGGGACTTCTCCCGGGAAAACCGGATTTCCGGCCCCTGCCTACCCGGCCTGACTCGGAAGAGAACTGA
- a CDS encoding tyrosine-type recombinase/integrase — MPKRRANGEGNIRKRKDGRWEGRYTVGHDPETGKAIIKNVLGKTQAEVKEKLKKAIEENVGIDYGRAKTYTVGTWLEVWMENYAKVKLRPPTFKTSQGFLKNHIKPQIGSIPLADLTSLDLQRFYKHLLDGGRVDRIEAKKKPKGLAPKTVRNIHQMICSAYNLAMEQRLVTKNPTQGCALPKVEHKEMKTLTSDQLSAFFREARDSGVYELYYLDLATGLRRGELLGLKWTDIDLDHGILKIQRAISRQNGKVVEAPLKTKNAYRTLPLSADAIDVLKAQKNKVGSSEWVFPSPTGGPMSPDSVLHMLQRVLKRAGLPRIRFHDLRHTFATMALQNGVDVKTVSSMLGHYSAGFTLDTYAHVTTDAQLKAAQTMGSILSRAV; from the coding sequence ATGCCAAAACGACGAGCAAACGGCGAAGGGAATATCCGAAAGAGAAAGGATGGACGCTGGGAGGGCCGCTACACAGTCGGTCACGATCCGGAAACCGGAAAAGCCATCATCAAGAACGTTCTTGGAAAGACGCAAGCGGAAGTAAAAGAAAAGCTGAAGAAAGCCATCGAGGAAAATGTGGGCATCGACTATGGACGGGCCAAGACCTACACGGTGGGAACATGGCTGGAGGTCTGGATGGAGAACTACGCGAAAGTAAAACTCAGACCGCCCACGTTCAAGACCAGCCAAGGCTTTCTGAAAAACCACATCAAGCCGCAGATCGGCAGCATTCCGCTGGCAGACCTGACATCTCTGGACTTGCAGCGGTTCTATAAGCATCTGCTGGATGGTGGCCGGGTAGACCGCATCGAAGCGAAAAAGAAACCGAAAGGTCTGGCTCCCAAAACGGTGCGCAACATCCACCAGATGATCTGCTCGGCATACAACCTTGCCATGGAACAGCGCCTCGTCACGAAAAATCCCACGCAGGGCTGCGCCTTGCCGAAAGTCGAACACAAGGAGATGAAAACGCTGACCTCCGACCAACTCAGCGCCTTCTTCCGGGAGGCCAGGGACAGCGGCGTGTACGAGCTCTACTACCTTGACCTCGCCACCGGACTTCGGCGGGGCGAACTGCTGGGGCTGAAATGGACGGACATCGACCTTGACCATGGCATACTGAAAATCCAACGGGCCATTTCCCGGCAAAACGGCAAAGTAGTCGAGGCACCGTTGAAAACGAAAAACGCCTACCGCACGCTGCCGCTGTCGGCAGACGCGATAGATGTTCTAAAGGCACAGAAAAACAAGGTGGGAAGCAGCGAGTGGGTATTTCCATCGCCCACCGGAGGCCCCATGTCGCCGGACAGCGTCCTGCATATGCTCCAGCGGGTGCTGAAACGGGCAGGACTGCCACGGATACGCTTTCATGACCTGCGCCACACCTTCGCAACGATGGCGCTGCAAAACGGCGTGGATGTAAAAACCGTGTCCTCGATGCTCGGTCATTACTCCGCGGGCTTCACGCTGGACACCTATGCCCACGTCACCACCGACGCACAGCTCAAGGCGGCGCAAACCATGGGGAGCATCCTCTCCCGTGCGGTATAG